The Streptomyces sp. NBC_01439 genome contains the following window.
CCGCTCCCGTCCCGCAGGCTCCCGAGACCCCTGCCCGGACCGTCTGAAGGGAATCGCACCATGACCATCGCCTCCCTCTCGGAGATTCCGGCCGGTCCCGGTGAACTGTCCGTGTGGCCCGCCTCCACCACCCGGCTCCGGCACGGCGACGTGGCCGTCGGCGGGGTGTCCCTGACGGAGATCGCCGATCGCTTCGACACCCCGGCCTACGTCCTGGACGAGGCTGAGGTCCGCGAGCGGTGCCGCACCTACCGCGCGGCCCTTCCCGAGGCCGACGTCCTCTACGCCGCCAAAGCCTTCCTCTGCCGCGCCATGGTGCGCTGGGTGGAGGAGGAAGGACTGGGCCTGGACGTCTGCTCAGCCGGCGAGCTGGAGCTCGCCGTCACGGCCGGGTTCCCGCCCGAGCGGATCGTGCTGCACGGCAACGCGAAGTCGCCCCGGGACATCGGGACGGCACTGCGGCTCGGGGTCGGTCGCATCGTCATCGACGGTCCGTCCGAGATCGCCCGGATCGCGGCCGCCGTCGGGCCGGAGGGGCACCAGAAGGTGCTGGTGCGGGTGGTGCCGGGGGTCTCTGCCGGGGGCCACGCGAAGATCCGCACCGGCACGGAGGACCAGAAGTTCGGCCTGTCGCTCACCGATGGATCGGCGCAGGAGGCCATAGCGCGGATACTTGGCCAGCCACAGCTCGAACTGACCGGTCTGCACTGCCACATCGGCTCCCAGATCACCGAGGTGGAGCCCTACCTGGTCGCCCTGCGCAGGATGGTCGGGCTGATGGCCCGCATCCGCGACACGCACGGCATCGTCCTGCCCGAGCTGGACATGGGCGGTGGCCACGGGATCGCCTACCGGCCCGGAGAGTCCGCCCTCGACCTCACCGCCCTCGCCCGCGGCCTCCGCGCCGAGCTCGGCGACAGCTGCGCCGCCGCGGGCCTGGCCGTGCCCCGGCTCGTCATCGAGCCGGGGCGTGCCGTCGCCGGTCCTGCCGGAATCGCCCTGTACCGTGTGCTCGCCGTCAAGCACACCGGAGAGAAGGTGTTCGTCGCCGTCGACGGCGGCATGAGCGACAACCCGCGACCTGCCCTGTACGGGGTGCGCTACGCACCCCGCCTGATCGGCCGGCACTCCAGCGCCGGCGCCTGCACGGCCACGGTCGTCGGACGGCACTGCGAGGCCGGTGACGTCCTCGCAGCCGATGTGGAACTGCCGGGCGACGTCCACCCGGGTGACCTGCTGGCCGTACCGGTGGCCGGCGCCTACCAGCTGTCCATGGCCTCCGGCTACAACATGGTGGGACGTCCCCCGGTGATCGCGGTCCACGAGGGCACGTCCCGGGTGCTGGTACGACGCGAGACGTTGGAAGACCTCCGCAGCCGGGACATCGGCAGCTAGGCCGTCTCTTCCGGACCTTGCCGGGCCCGCGACGCCCGGCACCGCACCCGGCCGCGTTGTCGGGGCGCCCGAGTACGTCCAGTACACGGGCGCCCCTCCGCCTTGCCGGCCTTCTCCTCGGCCCTGGCGGGCCTGGGGAGACCCCATGGCACCGGACGCCGCGGGCTCGGCCGACAAGATCCGGAAGAGACGGCCTAGGGGCGGTAGACGAGCTCGATCACGATCGCGGCGATCACCGCCCAGACGCCGATGCCGAGCAGCCACAGGGCGTCGAGGGCAGCGCCCGTGGCGATGAGGGTCAGGCCGGCCGCGGCGAGGACGAGTACGGCCCGACGAACGGTGCGGTCGGGGCGCGAGCGAGTGGTCACATCAGTGAGGATCCCGCCCGACTCTCATCATGGCGAGGGTCGGGCGGGCTTTCTGTCGGCGTTTTGACGCGGGCGGGTCAGCCGGCGTGGACGTGGCGGCGGGAGCGGTCCGGTTCGGCTTCCCGGATGACCTCGCCGGTGACCGGGGCGACTTCCCCCCTGGCCGCTGAGGAAGAAGCGCAGGCAT
Protein-coding sequences here:
- the lysA gene encoding diaminopimelate decarboxylase; translation: MTIASLSEIPAGPGELSVWPASTTRLRHGDVAVGGVSLTEIADRFDTPAYVLDEAEVRERCRTYRAALPEADVLYAAKAFLCRAMVRWVEEEGLGLDVCSAGELELAVTAGFPPERIVLHGNAKSPRDIGTALRLGVGRIVIDGPSEIARIAAAVGPEGHQKVLVRVVPGVSAGGHAKIRTGTEDQKFGLSLTDGSAQEAIARILGQPQLELTGLHCHIGSQITEVEPYLVALRRMVGLMARIRDTHGIVLPELDMGGGHGIAYRPGESALDLTALARGLRAELGDSCAAAGLAVPRLVIEPGRAVAGPAGIALYRVLAVKHTGEKVFVAVDGGMSDNPRPALYGVRYAPRLIGRHSSAGACTATVVGRHCEAGDVLAADVELPGDVHPGDLLAVPVAGAYQLSMASGYNMVGRPPVIAVHEGTSRVLVRRETLEDLRSRDIGS